Below is a genomic region from Megalopta genalis isolate 19385.01 chromosome 10, iyMegGena1_principal, whole genome shotgun sequence.
ttgttgttgttgctgctgcgaAGCGAACATTCCTTGTTGCGGATTCATATTAGGAGCTCCATGTTGTGCCCTCAGTTGTTGCCTAATGAACTGCTGTCTTTGCATCCCTTGGAAAGCTCCTGGTCCACCGACAGGCGTAGCGTTTGGTTGCTGTTGGGagctcatcaattgattggaagGCGGCAATCGTAAACGCAGCATATGAGAAAGCGCCTGTTTCGATTGATTGTTCATGCCCGGCCTGTCGTATCTTTGTCCGACCGGGGTTGGCGGTAGCTGTTGGCCGTATCCGTATTGTTGGGCCGGTGCATGAGTTTGCTGATTCGCGTACCACTGCTGCTGATGCTGCGGCGGTTGACCGGTAAACATTCCAGGTTGTTGGGTGACAGGTACTTGTTGATTTCCAAAGGCCATTTGTTGTAATTGGTTCGGTGCTTGCTATATACAACGTAACGTAAAAAGTTATTATATGGGTACTTTCTTTCTCTATCGCTTTAGACTTTACGATCTCGTTACAATTGACATTAATCGATGAAAATTCAAacattgaaatataaataaacctGAATTTGCTGCGACACTGGTGCAGTGGGCGTGGCTGGTCCCTTATTCTTTCTGTGCCTTCTGGTCTTCATAGCTTTTCCTTTACCATTGGTGACAGCGCTACCGATACCGCTGCTACCAACGCTGCCTGTTACTCTCCCAGGAGAGTCGATGCTCATGGGTGTGTCAGCTTTTCCAGGCTCGGACTCCTTTTTGTCCGGTTCCAGATCTTCCGGAGGTAACGGTGGTGGATCCAAGTAGTGGCTAGGTGTTCTGATCTGGCTATGAGTATGATATCGCAAAAGTTTATGGGCATTCTGGTACGTTAAGGGTTTACGCTCCAATTTCACTGCTCTGAACCAAGCCCAAGATATCGGTGCCGGATTTTTGTGACCTTCCAATACCTCCCACGCGGACACTCTCTGCGAATCGCAGACTTGCAAACCCTAGGCGGGGACACggtaaatcgaaataaaattcaatcAGAAATATGCCaattgtttcgaacgtatttgaacgTACCTGCTTTTTATCTATACTATCGAAGCCAGCTATCTTGTTGCCTTTCGTGTCTGTTAAACAACCAACCGGTTCACAGGTAATCACTTCCATCGTCAGTTTTGGCAACGGCAACAATTGCCTGACGTATCGAATGCTTTGAGAATTTCTATCGCCTAGTTCCTTCTTCAGCTTCTTCATTAGATTCTGATAATGTTTCTTGTTTTCATCTTTTTCGGATTGAGAGTCGGAAACGAGCGTCGAATGTATCAGAGTTGCCAACATGTCTATGACCGTTGTAAATAATTCGGAATTGTTGCTCAAGTCTATAACGCCGTAGCTAACTAACTGGACTAAAAGAATAGCCCAGTCTGTGGTAACGGTGGTGTTCCTTTGTATGGTATCGAAAACGCCACCAACGAGACTGAACCTTAACTGAAGCGCATCCTGCAACACCTCTCTCGACTTCGGATCTTCGGTGGCGAAACTCTTTTCTTCTTTACTGATGTTCAGAAATTGCGATAGCTGCGAGTGCAAGGACATCAGCAAACCTTCTCTTTGATCGTCTTGTCCTTTCAAACAAGTGAGAACCAACGAAAGGAATGGCTGGTGATTGAAAAGTGACGGCGATTTGGATCTACCTCTTTCACGACCGGCCGCCGTTTTCGACCAATTGCCGGATTCCAATACTTGACCGGCAACTTTAAGAACTCTGCCTTGCACAGCACTTGGCAGTTTCGAAACCAACGGAGCGACCAGCCATATGGATCCAGACCGTTTGTCCGGTTTATTCGACACGGTGTTTAATTGAAACACGTCGATCGCAGCTTTAGCAACCATGTCCAACCATTGCGAAAGATCGCTGGATCCAGGAGGAAATTGTTTGTACATAAGCTGCAGATCGAGCCAGGACATTCGCAGACTCCATTGTTCCAAATTCTCCAAAATGTTCGTGATGTGAGTTTTTTGGTCGATAAACGCGTCGGTAGAAGTTTCCGGATAACAGATCATGTGGAGTAAACTTTGAGCTTGACGAGGAGTCAACATATTGTCTAATAACATATCTGGATGACAAAGTTCCTCGGGATTCTGCAAACATCTCTCTAAAACCCATTCCTGGCTGCAAATTTGTCTTAGCACGTGCTGTGCGAAATCTGATAATCCTTTAACGTTTTCCGTAGTTATGCCAGCACTGCTGCTAGACGACGACATGGCCAAGTCAAGCCCCAAGTCATCGCCACCGCCTAGAATGTCGCTGGTACCGAGGATATGACTAATGGATAGTTCGTTCGGTCCACCCGTGCTGACACCAACGCCAACCCCGACGCTAGCTGGTCCACCGGCTTTGCTCGAATGATTCATCGGCACGTCCGGCTTCTTTGGTGGTTGTTTGCCAGCAGTTGCGTCCGCGACTACGAGTATAGCTTTAAGCACTGCCAAGACCGGACCAACCCTGATGTTATTATGAGCAGCGGCTAACAAGTGTCGGTCGCAACTTAATTTGATACTGTAACCCCTAGAGTTTCCATTCGGTAAAGGATGGGGACTCGTGCTCACGGAATACAGAGCCGGCTGAGGGCACTCGACCGTTTTAAACAGTCGCAGCAGCAAGTGACATGTTAGACGTGCTCCGGCTTCGGCTTCCATATCCGCATCTCCGCGGCCCTCGTTGCAGGCTTTAACCAAGGATGGCAGTGCTATATGAACGACAAAATCCTCCAACGAAAAGCAGTGTCTTGCTACAAAGATAAAAGTTGAAGATTAAACCAGAAATCATATCTCGACCACGAAGACAGATTATAAACTCTATAATACCGATTAAAATTGATGTGAATACAGCGAGTGAATTGTGTATGCTTAGATCTTGTACGTCGACTTGGTTTAGAACGTCGATATAGAAAGCAGAACTGTTCGACGAGCAACATAGCGCCATGAGAACTCCGAGCCACTCGGCGTTCAGCGCGTTACAGCAAGCGGTCAATTCGGCACAAGTTATTGCGATATCGTTCAGTTTGTCGTTGTCTGTTTCGCTGCAAACTGCAACGATCGCGTTGCAAACGAAACTGTAACGATTGGCCGGCGTCTCGTTCAGTTGCCTGGCCCACTGTGGTTCGATCTTTCCGCCACGTTTCGGACTGGTAAAAACGTCTACCATGAATTGAGAATTGTACACGTGACTCGATGTGGTCGGTTGTAGCGTGCTGTAAAGAGCAGTTCGAATCTTCGGGTAGGCATTACTGAATGCTTCCACTCCGTGAGGCTTTGTTTTCAACAATGAACAAGACGAATACAAATCGTAGAGATGTGCCAGTACGCATCTTTCGGCAGAGCTACAATCGCTGGGATTCGACACGTGTTTGACAATTTTACAAAGTAAATCGAATACAGCGGTTGTTTGTTCCGGAGATACTGAAACGATCGAACAATTACAACTTGGCCGCTTGGTCGGGTCGAATCCAATGATAATTTCAACGCTATACTTACGTAATAAACAACAATGGTATCTCCTTAATACGCCTACAACATAGAGGCTCAAACTCGTAGTGTAACTTCTAACGAGTTGACTGTTTTTAGCGGTCAATTGTGTCTCGACTTCTGGAAGCTCTTTCAGAATTTGAATACAAACGTCTATCAAACCGTATATATTCAGAGCTAGTTCCATTAGATCGAAGAGAAAGGCTACGTGTTCTTGCACCGGCAAATAAGATGATCCAGCTAGTGCAAACGAGTTCAGCATTTCGATCACTTGGGTCGCGCACTGCCAGGTCACTACATGTTGATCGAAGTAACTCAAGTTCTGAAATTTCAATGTGATCGCTTCGAAATTGAATTCGCTGCGGGAATGTTTCTTCACTTTCCCACCCTCCGCGACGTCGATGCTGAACTTTTTTCCAAACAATTTGCACACTTCTTTCGTCATCTTTTTGACAACGTGCCTAGCGTCGTCTCTAACACGGCCTACTCCGTAAAGTAGCACGTGTCGTTGATTGCAATCGTGTTGGCTGCACGTCTCATCCTTCAAACACATCTTTACCATTATCATCGAAGTTATATACGATTTCTAAAgggggaaaaaaagaaaaagaaaattactACCTGCGGCAATGGAAAATGTGTTGTATACAACAAATGTCTACTATGGCTGGATGGTATCTTGGAGTCCAGTCCTTCCTGCGTACTATGTCCAGCTAATGCATCTTCTTTAGGACTATCAGGGGCGTCCATACTATTTTGTTGGTCCTCTTTGATGTGCTGCAATATTTTATCCAGGTCATCGTCTATCTTACTGTCGTCGTAATCCATTGTTCTCCCATGATCCGGTACTTCTAACTTCGCCGGTTTCAAGTCTATCCCCGGAAACAAGCTATCTTCATCGATTGGTTCTCGATTACTGGGAGTTCCAGGCTTGCTTGCCGCTGGACCTAATATTAAAAGCATTTATTAAGCCGACAAATAAGTCTGTACCCGGTAGCAAGAAATTTCTTATGTACCTTGTATAAGATCCCCTCTAGAAATGAGAGTGCACATATATGCATCGTGTGAAAATACATCGTGCCTAATTAATTCTGAAAATAAGTGAACCAAATTCGTGAACTGTACTTTTGATTGAGCTGATGTATTATCTAATACCGGGGCGTCCATGTCCAAAAACTTCATAAGCAACGGTTGAAAGATTGGAAGCACGGGCGGATTTCCGTTACTACAAACACTGTCTTTATCATCGTTATCATTCGTTTCACCAGTTACTTCGCTCTGTCGTTTTTCGAGCAACTTTGCCACTGCCATTGCTCTATGTTCTCCCCATCGTTCGGCGCTAACAGCCCATTCGCACAAAATTTCAACTACGGCAGAATCTTGTTGCGGATTATACTCTGTTTTTGAGTCGCGTTCATTGGTGTTATCCTTTGGTGGTGACATAAATATCTTAGCGTAAAGCGTGTCTAACGAGTTGGTGGAATCCATTCTATCGAAACTGTGCCTATCCAGAGCATCCAAAGCAGCTAGCACTTTAGTAGTCGTTATCCCCGCGCTGCTTTGCTGCCATTTATCGCACGACCATTTACCTTCCGCAGCCTGAGATCTTGCTCGAATATTTTCTTGGGCAATCTTTAGTTGTTTCAAAGTTGGATTAGTCGCACTCGCGGGTGGACATGGCAAAGCTGTTGGAGGACAAGATAAATAGTCCAAAGGAGAACCATTTAATACGGAAGGAGCTTTTCCTTCCCCAACGCTGTTCCATACCAATGCTGTTGGACATTCTAATGTGATTACCTAATGAATGAGCAATTATACCAAAATTATGTCACTTGAATGTTTCTTGTATCACGAATTTGTTTCCTCTCGTTAATATATTTACctgtataattgttgataaaCTGTATATTACATCCCTGTGGTGCGGACACAACAAGTAATCGTTAAAAGCAGCGGTTAATGGATTTGGCGTTTGATTAGCAGTGGCAGTGTCTTTTCCACTATTAACATCGTTTTTGTTTACGGACGGACTTTGAGGATTCCCGTTGATCTCCACGTTGCTACACATGTGCGCCAATTTACGACAACACAGATACGCCAAACGTCTGGCTAGTAATTCGGACTGCACAAATTCTTCCAAGTATTGCAATGCCAATGGCAACAAGAGTTTTAAAATGCCATCCTCGGAAGGAGATGATTTAATTTTATCTAATAATTCTAAAATCCACTGCAGTAATTCCTGTCTATCTAGTAAACCTTCCTCGAACATATATTTTGCCAATTGCACGCAATAATGCCATTGTTTCAATGCTAACTTATGCTCCTCGTTCATGGAATTCCCAGTTGCTGTTTGATTATTAGAATTTGGTGTAGTTGGTGGATTATTAGCAACCCCATTGTTATTACTAGTAGTATTGTTAacactgttgttgttgttgttgttgttgttattattattattactattattattattattattattattattattattattattattggtatTTCCAGAATTATTACCATTACAAGAATTGTTTGTAATACCATTGTTACTAGTACTATTTGCTCcatgaatatttatataataatactctTGTAGTTTGGAAAGTTGATCCTTTAAAAACTTAATGAGAGTTCCTGTCCATTCTACGGAAATAAACAATAGAAATAAAACGGTTAATCGATATTTTACATTGTTACATCGATATTATAATAGCCTTATTGTCGTTACAAATTTACATTACAGgctttaataattaaataatatacttGCGTACCTGTCGTTGGATCAGGCAATTGTCTCTTTTTTATTTTGGCCTCGGAAACAGCTACCGTATAAGCAGAACTAAGTTTAATGAACCAGGCTGCCCGAAGCATCGGTACCTGATATTCGCACAACATCATAAATATCTCTTCTTTCTTATTGAAGTTTGGAGCTCTTTTCGCCAGAGCTATTAGCGGTTTGCAACCAGAGAGATCCTTGAACCATGCTTCGATGCCATTTTTTGTTCTCGCAGTTACTGGCCAGAAATTATCCTTCGGATTGATCTGTTGTCTTTTTCTACCTGTGTCCGGCATCGTAGAGAGTTCTTCCTTCTTTGCAAGAATCCCATTGAAATATGCTCCCACTTTGGCGGCAGTGACATTACAATTTCTTGCAGTCCCAAATTCATCGGACAATTGCAGCAATGTAGAGAATCCATGTTTGACGTTTACAGAAGTAAGTTCGTCTTCTTTCTGCTTGGGTTCTTGAGGATATACATCAGGCGGCCCTAGTCTAGGCCGTTTTAGTGGCCGTTTCTCATACAATATTCCCATCATGGTACAAGGAAATTATCAAAATTGACAACCGGCTATCGACATCGTCcgcatatataattaaataaactgGTTCCAACGTTACGAATTTAGTTTTGTTGTCGTGCGTAAGAAGTAACCTTCGATAATGACATATTTACAATTGCTCAACACCGTAAACTGTAACGCGACACTGTCATTACGCTTACGGCACAAAGCATTCTTACAAAGGCGGAAATCTAAATAGTCCAAACACAGGCTCCACAGTTTTTTCGAGAATCAATTTCAAGTACGCGTGCGCCTGTATGTAGGACCATCGTGAATACAGCCGTCGCGAATCTACATTAGGCGGATGCGAGCGATTGTGGCACCTCTTGTGGAAAAGGATTAAGTTCCGTTCAGTGCCAATTGGGCCAATGGCAAAACGCttaaactgttagccaaattacCGACAATcgattttggctaacagtttgagcgttttgtcactactctaattggcgctgtacggatatCGAACGGAGCTTCAATTTTCCTCCAAAAGAGGCGCCACAAACGCCCACGTATGCGTAATGCAGGTTGGCCTAAAAACTTTAATTTTGACAAGGTTAGATGTCTAAAGTTGTAGTATTTTCTTTGAATAAAGGCTGACAATTGAAGCCCCCTTCTGTCTTGTACCGCAATCCCGGGCAACTAAGCTTTAGACTCCTTCCTTTTAGGTTTGCTTCAGATTGTTTTAGGTCCATGATGCCAACCAAATGAGGTTGCAATAAAATTCCTATTGTTGAAATTCTGCAACTATGCAAACGTATATATTTAAAGTAAGTGCCAGATAATTAGAGAGCAGTAAGTTTAGATATGACGAACAAAATATAATGAACATTAAATATAAAGGATTACACTGAAAAATTATACAACAAACACGAATTACTTTATAATTTTCCTAACCATGccgatgtacagtaattttaTCTTACGATTTTATCTGATGTATATGATCTAGGATAATCCAGGATAATCTATGTATGTATTGTGAAACTTCTCTTCATAGTTTAACAGTAATAATATTTGCCATCAACCATATGTACTACAAATAACAGGTAGAATcgctatatataattattactctATTTCGTTAGTTCTGTTAAACACTTGAGATAAGAGATAGTTTAGGTGTTTCTTCGAGTATATATACGTATACCTAAAATTTCTGATACATACTATGTAGGTATGTGTGTGTATTCTCTGTTTTCTGTTTCTCGAAAAATTAAAATTCCCGCAAATGTAACCAGTATAAGAGCCCATTGTTGTGTATATTTGGCTAACTTTACAGCTTAGTCGAGTGCATAAGTGATGAATCTGTAACCTACAAATGAAATACATAGTGGATTAATGTGtaacaaagaaaataagaattatttttaaacaatCACAAAGGTGAACATGAGATGAAATATTTCTAACACGACTGTGATGTAACTTGCCGGAGTTTGAATGACGGAACAAATATTAAAGCACACTCTGTAACAGATTAATTTATAATGTAATTCAACTTATTTGTTGCATTAGGATAATAAATATGGAGAATCGTGAGATCATCTGTATTTCATCGGATGATGAAGATACAGAACAGGTTTGTATGATTTAATGTTTTTATATGTTGAGTTGTTAAAGTTGTTACTCATAAATTCAAGCATTATAAaatggatgttcttgttgtttgaTAAAAGTGTATTTCAATCATTATCGCAGAGTGGATCGAATGGAAGACAACCTGTTATTAAACagcttaaaaataatttcattagACCTATAAAAACAGAAATTACTCCGAACGAAAGCGGTGAAATAGCTGTCTGTGGACAAAAAAGAAGATTGTCGCAAATAGACGACGACAGTGGCAAAGGTCCTACGAAAATCTTACGAGAAGAAGATGTAAAAGAACCTAACATAGAAGAGGGTGCTACGTCTAGCGGAGAGACAAACGTGTGTCAGAGCAAAGCAGATATCGTAGTAAAACCAAAATTAGTAATTAAAGAGACAAGACCGTTTTCGCATATGCAACAAGATATATTTCCTATGTTCATCAGTTTATGCTTACAAAAAGATCGCTCGGATGATATGAAAGTTATTACTAACAAATTAAAGAGAAGATACGAGCAGTTAGACCAGGTATACGCTAACTCGGAagcttttattaattttataaatgaaaaaaggaatcacattatgaaaaataaaaatcagtTATATACACACATAGTCGATGTAAATAATGAAATGAAGAGGATGTGCAGCGGAAAATCATCTTTATTatcgaataataaaaattgtattcctACGACGCAGAAGCTGCATGACGATAATTTTGAGTTACCTAGTTCGGACAATTTGCATACGAATAACATCGATAACGCGGGAGTAAATGAAAATAATGTCGCCAACGACGAAGAGGAATCTGAGAAAAGTACTACACAGAAAAAGGTCAAATTGATACTAAAAACTATGAAGAAATGTGAGTTGTACATAAAAAAGTTAGAAGAAACAGAAGTAAACTTCGACGATGAAGACAACAGCAATTATATGCAATTAGAAAAATACAAGCATCGAATGGTAGACCTTTATAATAAGTACTGTCAATACACTGGTGAGAATATCGATGCAGGACGACAATACTTACGGCCGAAACACTTGAGTACAACTGGAATTCAGACTGTAGACCATGCAATTACAAACTTTATTAACTCTAAAGTATCTAAACTGCGTAATCTTAAAAAAATTGGTACATTCGTGAATGCAGTGATATTCCCAGATTACAAAGATATTTTAGACTGCGTAAAGAGGTGTAACGAATCAAACAATTTGGGACTGGACGTTAAACAACAGCAGCGTATTGgtaaatatacatacatatatatatatatatatatatcattgattaaattatagttttgaatttttgttcagTTGGAATTGCGTTCCTTTTTCAGCTAAAAAGGCGTTCATTGAGTTGGGAGAATATTTACAACGTTCTCGTCGAAACGATTACTGGGATACATTTTCCTTGTTTCTTGAAAACCAGGAAGACGATCCAGCTACGAAGGACCTTGAGTTGCATCAAAAACTGTTACAGAACAAAAAGGAGGGTGAACAGCGTTTGACAAATGTATTTAACGAATTTGTAAAGAAACAGGAAGACATTAGAGACGGTGTTATAGATGCTAAAACGTCGTCGAGCGAAGAAGACGAAGAGGAGAGCGCAGAGAACGATGAAGAAGATAATAACAATGACGAAGATGAGGATATTAGTTTAGATGTAGGAAGTTTGAGTATAGATAAAAGTAAAAGTAGTTCGGAGAGCGAAATGGAGGAGGATGacaaggaggaggaggaggaggaggaggagaaggagaaggagaaggagaaggagaTGGAGACGGAGATGGAGACGGAGACGGAGATGGAGATGGAGGTAAAGGAACAAGAAGAAAAGCAAGAAGAAAACaaggaagagaaagaagaaacggAATCGGATGGAAACAAAGTATTAACGATAAAAAACGATGCGAATGACAAAGTCGACGTTGAAAATCCTACAGCAACAGAGATAAACGAAGATCGTGAAACGAACGCCGATAAATTGAAAGACACTGACGATGATAGCGATGCGaaagcaagaaatccaagcgatgttGCAAACATTCCTAAGTGTACGCCCGAGTCTGAATCAGGAGGAACGGAAGGAAACGATGGAACGAAAATATCCAACGACTCGGTTGACGTAGTATCGTCTGTGACGTTAGATGTCCCAATTGATAGAACAAAAGGTTAGTGTTACAAACATCCTAATATCAATGAGAACGAAATAATTTGACAAAGAAAATAAAGCGAACAATTAGGTTTTGTTATCTGTGTATGTTGTAGAGGATGAAGCTAATAATAAGACCGAAGAATCGACGGATAATAAACCGTCAGAACAGGAAAAACCATTGTTGCGAGTACGTTCGTTTGCAAGACATCCCACCACGTGGAAAGACGGAACTGAGAAAGCGAAGGAATCGAGTACGGAGAGAAAGTTGGAAAATAAGAGGCCGGCTTTAGCGGTGAACAACAATGTCGTGGATCTTACGTTGGACACATCGGATGAAAAGGTCACGGTAGTCAACAGTGCGAATGCTGCAAGTAAATCCAAAATAGCGCTAGctaaaaaagataaaataaagaAGATATTGATACCGGCAGGTTCAAGTATAATCAAAGTGCAAAATGTCCCGAAACGTTATGGGATATTGAACTCTCAAGGATTTGTTCCAAATGGCGTAACGGCATCGCAGAACGGGCAAATAGTGGTGTCTCAGCAAAATGTACTGGCTTTGGCTAAAAAACCCACGATAATATCGTTCGTAAGGAAACCCGTCGACCAAGCGGAAAATACTGTTTTAAAACTTCAAGTAAGACAGAACAGtgagaaaaatgtacaaattcaACCTAAAACCGCTTCATCGGTTGTCACGCgcaaccaaatgatttagcaatcaTCATCGAAGAACATATCCGCGTCTGAGGAACTCAAGTATTTAAGACAAAAACTCAGAGCGATTTGTTTGGATCATTGTTATGCGCGTAACGCTCTATTATGTACTAACGGCGGACGACCAACCGACTACAACTAGATAGACTTGCTAATTTTGTACGGTAATAATTTTGTAACTTATGAACGGTCGGCAACACTGTACAAGTACAAGGATATGTTACACTTAATAAATTTTTTACGAATaccgatatatatgattttcgTACAGAGTAGGTAATACATCTCAATTCGTATATCGATGAACGATTTGTTATGCGCAAGACATATTAGCCAGTATGATTTTCGTTAGAGAGAATTCTGGCTCGGTGAGTTTCTCCACGATGTCGAAGTGATCGATTTCCTCGCGAAGCAATAGATAACGAACGTCGTCCACCATCGTGACGAGTTTCTAGAACAAAACGAGAAAAGAAGAACACGCGTGAAACGTTTCCCTATGAAATCGATAGATATGCACGAATAACGAATGTCGGTAATGAATTACCTGGGCACATTTGCGCGATTCATTTATAAACTCTGGCGATTCGCATTCTCCGCCGGTCACGATAACTTTCAATCCCGTAATGATTCTG
It encodes:
- the Daxx gene encoding daxx-like protein isoform X1, whose product is MENREIICISSDDEDTEQSGSNGRQPVIKQLKNNFIRPIKTEITPNESGEIAVCGQKRRLSQIDDDSGKGPTKILREEDVKEPNIEEGATSSGETNVCQSKADIVVKPKLVIKETRPFSHMQQDIFPMFISLCLQKDRSDDMKVITNKLKRRYEQLDQVYANSEAFINFINEKRNHIMKNKNQLYTHIVDVNNEMKRMCSGKSSLLSNNKNCIPTTQKLHDDNFELPSSDNLHTNNIDNAGVNENNVANDEEESEKSTTQKKVKLILKTMKKCELYIKKLEETEVNFDDEDNSNYMQLEKYKHRMVDLYNKYCQYTGENIDAGRQYLRPKHLSTTGIQTVDHAITNFINSKVSKLRNLKKIGTFVNAVIFPDYKDILDCVKRCNESNNLGLDVKQQQRIAKKAFIELGEYLQRSRRNDYWDTFSLFLENQEDDPATKDLELHQKLLQNKKEGEQRLTNVFNEFVKKQEDIRDGVIDAKTSSSEEDEEESAENDEEDNNNDEDEDISLDVGSLSIDKSKSSSESEMEEDDKEEEEEEEEKEKEKEKEMETEMETETEMEMEVKEQEEKQEENKEEKEETESDGNKVLTIKNDANDKVDVENPTATEINEDRETNADKLKDTDDDSDAKARNPSDVANIPKCTPESESGGTEGNDGTKISNDSVDVVSSVTLDVPIDRTKEDEANNKTEESTDNKPSEQEKPLLRVRSFARHPTTWKDGTEKAKESSTERKLENKRPALAVNNNVVDLTLDTSDEKVTVVNSANAASKSKIALAKKDKIKKILIPAGSSIIKVQNVPKRYGILNSQGFVPNGVTASQNGQIVVSQQNVLALAKKPTIISFVRKPVDQAENTVLKLQVRQNSEKNVQIQPKTASSVVTRNQMI
- the Daxx gene encoding daxx-like protein isoform X2 translates to MENREIICISSDDEDTEQSGSNGRQPVIKQLKNNFIRPIKTEITPNESGEIAVCGQKRRLSQIDDDSGKGPTKILREEDVKEPNIEEGATSSGETNVCQSKADIVVKPKLVIKETRPFSHMQQDIFPMFISLCLQKDRSDDMKVITNKLKRRYEQLDQVYANSEAFINFINEKRNHIMKNKNQLYTHIVDVNNEMKRMCSGKSSLLSNNKNCIPTTQKLHDDNFELPSSDNLHTNNIDNAGVNENNVANDEEESEKSTTQKKVKLILKTMKKCELYIKKLEETEVNFDDEDNSNYMQLEKYKHRMVDLYNKYCQYTGENIDAGRQYLRPKHLSTTGIQTVDHAITNFINSKVSKLRNLKKIGTFVNAVIFPDYKDILDCVKRCNESNNLGLDVKQQQRIAKKAFIELGEYLQRSRRNDYWDTFSLFLENQEDDPATKDLELHQKLLQNKKEGEQRLTNVFNEFVKKQEDIRDGVIDAKTSSSEEDEEESAENDEEDNNNDEDEDISLDVGSLSIDKSKSSSESEMEEDDKEEEEEEEEKEKEKEKEMETEMETETEMEMEVKEQEEKQEENKEEKEETESDGNKVLTIKNDANDKVDVENPTATEINEDRETNADKLKDTDDDSDAKARNPSDVANIPKCTPESESGGTEGNDGTKISNDSVDVVSSVTLDVPIDRTKEDEANNKTEESTDNKPSEQEKPLLRVRSFARHPTTWKDGTEKAKESSTERKLENKRPALAVNNNVVDLTLDTSDEKVQV